The DNA region GCGCCTCGTAAAACCCCTCGGCTTTCTTGCGGCAGGCATCCATCTCCGCGCGAATCCCGTCAACTTTTTGAGCGACCGACTGAAACTCCTGATCCGCCTGCTTCTCTTCCGCCCCCAACTGCGTCTCCAGGGACGCCTGGGCTGCCAACAATTCTTCGCGTTTGCGATCCGTTTCCTCGCGCTTGGTGCTGGAGCGACGGTCAAATTCATCGCGCAACCTGTGGGCATCGGCGTCCACCTGGGCAACACGCTCACGTCGCTTGTTATTGACGGCGAGTAATTCGGCTTCCTTGGCCTTGATTTGATCGTCGATCTCCGCGATCTCCACGGGTTTGAGGATCGTGTTGGTCTCGCGCACGGGTGGAACACCGGGATCAACGGGTTCCTTCATGAACTTGCGCTTCAGAAAATTGGCCGCCGCGTAAGCCGCCTTGTCCTTTTCATAGGCCGCCTTCCGGTTGGAGTAATCGGCCATCTTCGCCTTGTAGGCATTGTCAATGCGAGCCTCCTCGGCGTTCCATTTGGTGGCCCGGCCCAACTCGGTTTCGCGGCGGGCGCGCAGATCGGTAATGGCCTTGGTGAGCTGCGCCGTGTCGGCATCAAACTGCTTGATGATGGTGGCCTGGCGTGCTTCAACCTCGGACAACTCTTTCTTCTGATAATCGGTCAGGGAAATGGCGTCCTGGCGCGACTCGCCATTGAGCTTGAGCGATTCCTCCAGATCGGCCTTGGCCTTGGCCTTCTTCGCGGCCAACTCCGCGAGTTTGCTCTGTCGGTCGGATTTCTTTCCCTCAATGGCGATCAACTCTCCATTGAGGTGGGCAATCTTGATTTCCTCCGCGGAAGCCTGTTCGAGCATCTGGCTCGCCGGGGCCAGGGCAACGCCCATCTCATAAACCGCCATGTCCTTGACCAATTGGAAGGTCAGCAAACAAATCAAAGGCAACCCCACCATCAGCATCACGCCCTTTTGCCAGCCACGACGCGAGGCGGTCCAGATGGCCAGCGGCAGCTTCAGCAACTCAACCGCCAGGATCGTCGCGCCGATCGGGCCAATACCAAAAAAGGTGACTCCCATGCCCTTGGGCAGGCAGACCACCTGTTGATATTTCCAGCCCGTTGACAGGATGACGAATTCCGTCACGGTCGCCATGACGAGCAGGGGCAGAGTCAGGTAGGAAATGCGCTTGCTCTTCAACCTCTGCCACGGGGAAAATCCCCTGTCCCCCGCGCCCGCGGAATCAGGAGAGCCTTGCGAATTTGTCGAGTTGGTGTTTTTCATAAATGGACCTTGTAAAATCTGTACATCAACAGCGGAGCAAAGGTAGATTGTAGCTTTCCATCATCTGACCGTTTAGCTTTGCGTGGTCGAGTGTTGGATCATGAAACCACCAGCAATTTGTCCTTTGGTGCCCCTGTCGTTGCATGTAACGTGGTGTCGCATTGCACTGTCAGCGAGTTCTGTTTTTACCCGGCCTGCCGGCCGTCGTAAAATCCATCGTGTGCCTGCGCTGCGCCCTAAAACTTAACAATGAGATTATTCAACCGGCGGATCTCCGATGTCGGTGGCGCCAATCGCGGCTTCGATCTTGCGCTGCCATTCATCGCGCGGCGACAAATGCATCTTGCATGCCAGCACACCGATTCTCTGGTAAGCCTGCCTGCGAGCTCCATCTGCCGCGACGCGTTGAGCATCGGAGGACGCGAGCAAAGACCTGTGAAATTAGAGCCGTTCTGCGCACGGCAAACTGCTGGAATACACAAAGGCAAAATAACTTTAGAGATTTTGCGGACCGAATTGTGGGCAGTGCGGGCACTAAAAACTGGACAGCAAACGCTTTCGTGAAGGCGGCCTGCTGCGCCGATCTAATGGCTTTCGAAATGGTGGAGCCCGGACGGCGCTTGCCTGTCGTCCACCCTTTCGTTACTCTTCGCTTCGGTGTGCGCCCGTAGCTCAGTTGGATAGAGCATCTGCCTTCTAAGCAGATGGTCCCGCGTTCGAATCGCGGCGGGCGCGCCATGTCATCGGCGAATTGCAACGGCCGGTTTACGATTCTCCCCAAATGCTGAAACTTGAAGACCTCGCCGGGTTGCTCGAGAAAAACAGCGCCACGGCGGCAGCGCGCGTCAGGGAGTTTTCCATCGCGGGAAAGCAATTCGCGTTCAATTCCAGACCGTCGATCATGGGCGTGATCAACCTTTCGCCCGATTCGTGGTATCGCGAAAGCGTTTGCCTCACGGCGGATGCGGCGATTCGCCGCGCGAAGGTGTTGCACGAACTGGGCGCCGACATCGTGGACGTTGGCGCGGAATCAACGCTGGCTCAAGCCGCACGCGCCGATGACGTGTCGCAAAACGCCCGGCTGCTTCCGGTGATCAAATCCCTGCGCGGCGCAAACATTCCCGTGTCCGTCGAAACGTACCAACCCGCGGTGGCACGCTCCTGTCTTGAAGCCGGCGCCAACGTGTTGAACTTTACCGGCGCCGACCGGACCGACGAAATGTATCAGATGATCGCCGCGCATGACGCGGCGGTAATCATTTGTTACGTGCAGGGAAAAAACGTGCGCGAAGTAAGTGATTTCGATTTCAGCGCCGATCCCATCGCCATGATGTATGAGTATTTCGCCCGTCAGATCCAAATTGCGGCGAAGAGGGGTGTGGAGAGGATCTTCATCGACCCCGGTCTTGGGTTTTATTATCGCAATCTGCAGGACAGCGCTGTGCGCGTGCGGCATCAGATGACTGTATTCCTGAACACGTTCCGGTTGCGCGCGCTCGGTTTCCCGATTTGCCACGCCCTGCCCCACGCGTTCGAGTATTTCAAAGAGGAAGTCCGCTGCGCGGAACCGTTCTTTGCCGTACTCGCCGCGCTGGGCAAAACCGATTTGTTTCGCACACACGAAGTGCCGCGTACCAAGGCGGTGCTCGACACACTGGGCATTTTTTGAACCTGCCCGAAGGCGGCCTGTCAGGTTGTGTGCTCAGTCCGCCAGATTGAACCGGCGGACGAAACCCGGGAGGTCATCTCAAATCAGAGACCTGCTCCGACCTTGTTCGCGTTTTCTCGCAGCGGTTCCACCATAATGATGTCCCCACGCTATCTGGCGGTGGAGGGCGGCAGAACCAGAATCTGACCGCTCATGGAAGGTTGGTGCATCGCGCAAATGAATTTGAACAAACCGTCCCTGTGGAACGTGAATACGAATGACGTTTCTTTCAATGGCGGTAGCAGCACTTTCATCAGGACTGTTGAATCAGGGTCCATCAACATGAAGTCGTGGTTGTCGTCCGGCTGAAGATTCCAGAAGCGAATGATCGTCGGCTCGTCCCGGTGCACGGCGAAAAAGCTCGGCGAGAAGGCGTAGACCTCGTTGAATCGCGCAACCGTCTCGGCCGGGCCGCTTTCCTTGGTCGCCACCCCATGTGTCTGGAGCAAAATAGTCGCCCTGGCCGGCTCGTTGGTACCCGTGCTCACACTCACGATTTTGGAGCCTTCCGCGTTGGGCATGAAGAACGACTCCATTTCCTCCTTCGACATCGGCTTTGGCATTTCCTGTTTGGGGCTGGCGCATCCCGCGAAGAGGGCAAGCGTGCCTAAAGTCAGTAGCAAACGAACGGTTTTCATTTGTTAATTAATTGTTGGCGATGGACTTTCTTATCGGAGCGGCCTTGCGACATTCAGCCAGTGCGATTACGCGGCCAGTGTCGTCTTCCCCCGCTCTGACGGTCAAGATTTTGAGTGCTGCAAATCAGGCGAATCGTTCGCTTGTCCTCCGTCTTGCTCTCCTGCCCTGTTTCAGCAACACTTCCCGCCCGATGAAAAAGAATTCTTTACGTCCCCACTCAAGCATCCTGGTTGACGGCCCGGACCGCGCACCCGCGCGCGCCATGCTTTATCCCGTCGGCTTCAAGACGGAGGATTTTTCCAAACCCATCATCGGCATTGCCTCTACCTGGGGCATGGTCACGCCCTGCAACATGCACATCGACCAGCTCGCGCTTGAATCCGAGAAAGGCGCCAACGACGCCGGTGGCAAGGCCATCGTCTTCAACACCATCACCGTGTCAGACGGCATCTCGATGGGCACTGAAGGCATGAAATACTCGCTCGTCTCGCGCGAGGTCATCGCTGATTCAATCGAAACCGTCGTGGGCGCGGAAGGCATGGATGGCTTCGTCGCCATCGGCGGTTGCGATAAAAACATGCCTGGCGCAATGATGGCCATCGCGCGGCTTAATCGTCCGTCGGTGTTCGTCTATGGCGGAACAATTCTCCCCGGCTGCCTGACGATTCAGGAACCGGGCCCGGACGGTCCGCGCGCGCTCATGCCGAAGACTCTGCTGGACATCGTTTCCGTCTTCGAAGCCGTCGGCAAGCACGCTGCGGGAAAAATTGACGACAGAACGTTGCAAGCCATCGAATCCTGCGCGATTCCTGGTCCGGGTTCGT from Candidatus Angelobacter sp. includes:
- a CDS encoding dihydropteroate synthase yields the protein MLKLEDLAGLLEKNSATAAARVREFSIAGKQFAFNSRPSIMGVINLSPDSWYRESVCLTADAAIRRAKVLHELGADIVDVGAESTLAQAARADDVSQNARLLPVIKSLRGANIPVSVETYQPAVARSCLEAGANVLNFTGADRTDEMYQMIAAHDAAVIICYVQGKNVREVSDFDFSADPIAMMYEYFARQIQIAAKRGVERIFIDPGLGFYYRNLQDSAVRVRHQMTVFLNTFRLRALGFPICHALPHAFEYFKEEVRCAEPFFAVLAALGKTDLFRTHEVPRTKAVLDTLGIF
- a CDS encoding dihydroxy-acid dehydratase; amino-acid sequence: MKKNSLRPHSSILVDGPDRAPARAMLYPVGFKTEDFSKPIIGIASTWGMVTPCNMHIDQLALESEKGANDAGGKAIVFNTITVSDGISMGTEGMKYSLVSREVIADSIETVVGAEGMDGFVAIGGCDKNMPGAMMAIARLNRPSVFVYGGTILPGCLTIQEPGPDGPRALMPKTLLDIVSVFEAVGKHAAGKIDDRTLQAIESCAIPGPGSCGGMYTANTMASAIEALGMSLPNSSAQNAISPAKKDDCRRAGACVVEMLRTGLRPLDILTKKAFENAITVVIALGGSTNAVLHLLAIAHAAKVKLALDDFTRIGKRVPVLADLKPSGKHLMSELVAIGGIRPLMKTLVDGGLLHGDALTVTGQTMAQTLADVRPHPTGQTIIQPLDQPIKKDSHLVVLYGNLAPEGAVAKISG